The following proteins are encoded in a genomic region of Chaetodon auriga isolate fChaAug3 chromosome 8, fChaAug3.hap1, whole genome shotgun sequence:
- the cd79a gene encoding B-cell antigen receptor complex-associated protein alpha chain → MRTVTNILFCSFVVAMAQAEVKLQPDRPFLRVPLYGRADLECCYNTTSEKSLSLTWIVRVQNGNKTEIEKIVNTANVETARARRVKDTHCHTLTIRSVQLNDTGMYQCWLNNSGINLYTHGTVLQVHKPLEKTIKLSENTKNKILTAEGILLFLCVLLPAATLICKSKKLNDLEKKKVRREEENIYQGLNLDDCSATYDQIERSQTHGPYQDVCNVKEEEEDIQLEKP, encoded by the exons ATGAGGACAGTTACAAACATTCTCTTCTGCAGCTTCGTTG TGGCTATGGCTCAGGCTGAGGTGAAGTTGCAGCCGGACAGACCCTTTTTGAGGGTGCCGCTCTATGGCCGAGCTGACCTGGAGTGCTGTTACAACACAACCAGTGAAAAGTCACTGAGCTTAACTTGGATCGTACGTGttcaaaatggaaacaaaaccGAGATTGAAAAAATTGTGAATACTGCAAATGTTGAGACTGCAAGAGCCAGAAGagtgaaagacacacactgtcacacctTAACCATCCGCTCGGTCCAGCTGAATGACACTGGGATGTACCAGTGTTGGCTGAACAACAGTGGAATCAACCTCTACACACATGGCACCGTCCTGCAGGTCCACA AACCGCTGGAGAAGACGATAAAACTCAgcgaaaacaccaaaaacaagatCCTGACAGCTGAGGGGATCttgctgttcctgtgtgtgcttCTGCCTGCTGCCACCCTTATCTGCAAG TCAAAGAAGCTAAATgacctggagaagaagaaagtgaggagggaagaggaaaacatATACCAG GGGCTAAATCTGGACGACTGCAGCGCCACGTATGATCAGATCGAACGCTCGCAGACACATGGCCCATACCAGGATGTGTGCAACGttaaggaggaagaagaggatatCCAGCTGGAGAAACCTTGA